From the Prosthecobacter fusiformis genome, one window contains:
- the kdsA gene encoding 3-deoxy-8-phosphooctulonate synthase encodes MLPLPVVKVGSVPVDGTQPLFILGPCVIESEEFIWEVAERLGAIANSLRLKWVFKASYDKANRSAISSYRGLGVKDGCRILAEIGRKLGVPVTTDVHSPEEAKIAAEHIDLLQIPAFLSRQTDLILTAGETGRAVNVKKGQFMAPWDVKNIAEKLISTGCENFLFTERGTTFGYQNLVTDMRSLYWMRELGYRVIFDATHSVQRPGGLGTTTGGDGKLAPVLARAAVAAGCDGVFMETHPNPAKAFSDGPNQVPMSDIAMVVEKLRRIHTLVTEEA; translated from the coding sequence ATGCTCCCTCTCCCCGTCGTCAAGGTGGGCTCCGTGCCAGTGGATGGTACGCAGCCTTTGTTCATTCTCGGTCCCTGCGTCATCGAGAGTGAGGAATTTATCTGGGAGGTGGCCGAGCGCCTCGGAGCCATCGCCAACAGCCTGCGGCTGAAATGGGTCTTCAAAGCCTCTTACGACAAGGCCAACCGCAGCGCCATCAGCTCCTACCGTGGCCTGGGCGTCAAAGACGGCTGCCGCATCCTTGCCGAAATCGGCCGGAAGCTGGGCGTTCCCGTCACCACCGATGTGCACTCCCCGGAAGAAGCCAAAATCGCCGCTGAGCACATCGACCTGCTGCAGATCCCTGCCTTCCTCAGCCGCCAGACGGATCTCATCCTTACCGCCGGAGAAACCGGCCGCGCCGTGAACGTGAAGAAAGGCCAATTCATGGCTCCCTGGGATGTCAAAAACATCGCCGAAAAACTCATCAGCACCGGCTGCGAAAACTTTCTTTTTACTGAACGCGGAACCACGTTTGGTTATCAAAACTTGGTAACGGATATGAGGTCGCTATACTGGATGCGGGAGCTGGGCTATCGGGTCATTTTTGACGCGACTCATTCCGTACAACGCCCGGGCGGCCTGGGCACCACCACAGGTGGCGACGGCAAGCTGGCACCCGTCTTGGCCCGTGCAGCGGTAGCCGCCGGATGCGATGGCGTCTTTATGGAAACCCACCCGAATCCAGCCAAAGCCTTCTCGGATGGCCCCAATCAGGTCCCCATGTCGGACATTGCCATGGTGGTAGAAAAACTGCGGCGCATTCACACCCTTGTGACGGAGGAAGCTTAA
- the hpf gene encoding ribosome hibernation-promoting factor, HPF/YfiA family, with the protein MQKHNVNLPIVVTGRHIEITDAIREYSHKKIESLHLDYPRIIEAKIILDVEHHRQIAEIILFCADHIHIEVKSTTEDIYASIDESISKIARRMRKFKTRLLKSHRPRKDGSIRHLEQKVFHADDLHGEVETVEHSYIHQEQYKVRPLYPDEAIMDLEINDRPFVVFHNQTTHRLAIMFRRKDGEYGLIEPEDKAAAIAA; encoded by the coding sequence ATGCAAAAACACAACGTGAACCTGCCGATCGTCGTCACTGGCCGTCATATCGAGATCACCGACGCCATTCGCGAATACTCTCACAAAAAGATCGAAAGCCTCCACCTCGACTACCCGCGCATCATCGAAGCCAAGATCATTCTGGACGTTGAGCATCACCGTCAGATCGCCGAGATCATCCTCTTCTGTGCTGACCACATCCATATCGAAGTCAAGAGCACGACCGAAGACATCTATGCGTCCATCGACGAATCGATCTCCAAGATCGCGCGCCGGATGCGCAAGTTCAAGACCCGCCTCCTGAAGAGCCATCGCCCCCGTAAGGATGGGAGCATCCGTCACCTGGAACAGAAAGTCTTCCATGCAGACGACCTTCATGGCGAAGTGGAGACCGTGGAGCATTCCTACATCCATCAGGAGCAGTATAAAGTGCGCCCCCTATACCCGGATGAAGCCATCATGGACCTGGAGATCAACGACCGTCCATTCGTCGTCTTCCATAACCAGACCACCCACCGCCTGGCCATCATGTTCCGCCGGAAAGATGGCGAATACGGCCTGATCGAGCCTGAAGACAAAGCCGCAGCCATCGCCGCTTAA
- a CDS encoding LptA/OstA family protein, with product MRTLFTIATALGCMVLSASGQGATRMSTPTTDQKKQLQDAAEKLRQAQSNGELDKAKETARGLMGNLPGNLTDAAKAAMQSPEIKAQAAEAAKAAAKTLLPEAQRMLDARNEANADAPPAGTTATTTPADQPPAAEGPKPMLLQPLNDAPPEASAARKPVVVIEADNSVFNPDTGILIYTGNVRARHPQFYIECEELIVHLNQEEQNKKKEPQANKTDPILSKKKGAAEKPNPVNKAIASGPMVRIEKVSPEGELQRAFCRNAVYDGVSGLITMRDNPQVQTGNVMQSAISPDTIMTFDQKGKFNSNRPTRTVILNEDQ from the coding sequence ATGAGAACCCTCTTCACCATCGCCACGGCCCTGGGCTGCATGGTTTTGTCCGCCAGCGGACAGGGCGCTACGCGCATGTCCACCCCCACGACGGACCAGAAAAAACAGCTTCAGGACGCCGCTGAAAAACTGCGCCAAGCCCAGTCCAACGGCGAACTGGACAAAGCCAAGGAAACCGCCAGGGGCCTGATGGGTAACCTGCCCGGGAACCTGACTGATGCCGCCAAAGCGGCCATGCAATCCCCGGAGATCAAGGCCCAGGCGGCTGAAGCGGCCAAAGCTGCCGCCAAGACCCTGCTGCCCGAAGCTCAACGGATGCTGGATGCACGCAATGAGGCCAATGCAGATGCGCCCCCTGCTGGAACAACTGCCACTACCACTCCTGCCGACCAGCCACCAGCCGCCGAGGGACCAAAACCCATGCTCCTCCAGCCGCTGAACGATGCGCCTCCTGAAGCCAGCGCTGCCAGGAAACCCGTGGTCGTCATTGAGGCGGACAATTCCGTCTTTAATCCGGATACAGGCATCCTCATCTACACAGGCAACGTCCGCGCCCGCCATCCTCAGTTCTACATCGAATGCGAGGAGCTCATCGTCCACCTCAACCAAGAGGAGCAGAACAAGAAAAAGGAACCGCAGGCCAATAAAACGGACCCCATCCTGTCTAAGAAAAAAGGCGCTGCTGAAAAGCCTAATCCAGTCAACAAAGCCATCGCCTCCGGCCCCATGGTCAGGATCGAAAAGGTCAGCCCCGAAGGGGAGCTTCAGCGCGCTTTTTGCCGCAACGCTGTGTATGACGGCGTGTCAGGTCTCATCACCATGCGTGACAATCCCCAGGTGCAGACTGGCAATGTCATGCAGAGCGCCATCAGTCCCGATACGATCATGACCTTTGACCAAAAGGGCAAGTTCAACTCCAACCGCCCCACCCGCACCGTCATCCTCAACGAAGATCAATGA
- a CDS encoding GmrSD restriction endonuclease domain-containing protein: MNGKRTSFYGLIQTQEKVKIPLIQRDYAQGRETASEVRTLFLQSIHQALTTESPALDLDFVYGSQDNEKAFCPLDGQQRLTTLLLLHWYLACHEGQYADFSSRMRHEGRSRFTYAVRPSSTDFFDALVAFNPGPMPGSKKLTEIITDQSWFFNAWHYDLTIKGALTMLDTIHAHFHDSKNAYCRLSNITFQLLNLDRFNLSDDLYIKMNARGKPLTVFETFKARLEEKIGELFQNDTLLPDGSQGSLKQHFSNRIDKKWTDLFWNYRDPETLFDDKVMRLVRAVAIITRPTGDARWEERVKALNQDETSLTSSLFIESADKLFIITLTVLLDRWCGLSSKFQSWLPEKHPFDEKAFFETLLNNAKPLEYAELVRLSAYAAYHVNHTLPNKIDPEAFGEWMRIIHNLAVNTRYTLDYFNRSQRSIASLIKEADNIVEHFASSLEVGGFDTQQIREEQLKAQLLKRNDSWWPVLHEAERHPFFDGQIEFLLKFSGILDTYLPDKQTAWSHTEDKAFQNSFHFYFQRARHVFPTKDKISDKEYRLERALIAKGDFEMPDRSFHLIHYRASDTHRWKRLLQGGYEDLEIELQRESLRSVLKFINLDNAVAASLQAIIDDAVSSPQSIKQEWRYLIVKWPQTIAACGDFIIRPGPGTASLLEGRDGRSKHFELYSYVLYLDLLSEKHKKGKLTPFSNPGYHPTRSETPCAYLNWKLSDRCIIALDITFQNHAFGLSLFQRHSQTMRKDVSDAFQTIGFAPDENNRLHRQVMRGAIESAIDDIVRTARNHRDTHSPS; this comes from the coding sequence ATGAACGGCAAACGAACCAGTTTTTACGGCCTCATTCAAACACAGGAGAAGGTCAAAATCCCCCTCATTCAGCGCGATTACGCCCAAGGGCGGGAAACCGCCTCTGAAGTTCGCACCTTGTTTCTCCAATCCATCCACCAAGCCCTGACCACAGAATCCCCTGCCTTGGATTTGGATTTCGTTTACGGCAGCCAGGACAACGAGAAGGCGTTCTGTCCCCTGGATGGTCAGCAACGCCTGACCACCCTCTTGCTGCTGCATTGGTATCTGGCATGTCATGAAGGCCAGTATGCTGATTTTTCCTCCAGAATGCGGCACGAGGGAAGATCCCGCTTCACCTATGCAGTCCGCCCCAGCTCCACGGATTTCTTTGATGCCCTGGTCGCCTTCAACCCCGGTCCCATGCCCGGCTCAAAAAAGCTGACAGAGATCATTACGGACCAGTCCTGGTTTTTCAATGCTTGGCATTATGATCTGACGATCAAAGGGGCGCTCACAATGCTGGACACCATCCATGCACACTTCCATGACAGCAAAAATGCTTACTGCCGCCTCAGCAACATCACCTTTCAACTGCTGAATCTGGACCGCTTCAATCTTTCCGATGACCTTTATATCAAAATGAACGCACGGGGAAAGCCCCTGACCGTTTTCGAGACCTTTAAGGCCCGGCTGGAAGAAAAGATCGGTGAGCTGTTTCAGAACGACACTCTTTTGCCCGATGGCAGCCAAGGCTCCTTGAAACAGCATTTTAGCAACCGCATCGACAAGAAATGGACCGACCTTTTTTGGAACTACCGGGATCCCGAAACCCTCTTCGACGATAAGGTCATGCGTCTTGTCCGAGCCGTAGCCATCATTACCCGACCGACCGGTGACGCCCGATGGGAAGAACGGGTGAAGGCTCTGAACCAAGACGAAACAAGCCTGACAAGCTCTCTGTTCATCGAGTCCGCAGATAAACTTTTCATCATCACCCTCACGGTGCTGTTAGATCGTTGGTGCGGCTTGTCATCCAAGTTCCAAAGCTGGCTCCCTGAGAAACATCCCTTCGATGAAAAAGCCTTTTTTGAGACCTTGCTCAACAATGCCAAACCGCTGGAATATGCGGAGCTTGTGCGCCTGTCCGCTTATGCTGCTTATCATGTTAATCACACCCTGCCTAACAAAATAGATCCAGAAGCCTTTGGAGAGTGGATGCGGATCATTCACAATCTTGCTGTAAACACCCGCTACACCCTGGACTATTTCAACCGCAGCCAGAGATCCATCGCCAGTCTGATCAAAGAGGCAGACAACATCGTGGAGCATTTTGCGTCATCCCTAGAGGTTGGAGGATTTGATACACAACAGATCCGTGAAGAACAGCTCAAGGCTCAGCTTCTTAAACGCAACGACTCCTGGTGGCCCGTCCTCCATGAAGCTGAAAGGCATCCCTTTTTCGACGGTCAGATCGAGTTTCTTCTGAAATTTTCAGGCATCCTCGATACCTACCTTCCAGACAAGCAAACCGCATGGAGCCATACCGAAGATAAGGCCTTCCAAAATAGCTTTCATTTCTACTTCCAACGCGCCCGCCACGTCTTTCCAACCAAAGACAAGATCTCCGACAAGGAATATCGCCTGGAGCGTGCGCTCATTGCGAAGGGCGACTTCGAGATGCCAGATCGCAGCTTCCATCTGATTCACTATCGCGCGTCTGATACCCATAGGTGGAAACGCCTGCTGCAAGGAGGCTATGAAGACTTGGAAATCGAGCTGCAACGTGAATCCCTGCGATCGGTCCTTAAATTCATCAATCTGGATAATGCAGTCGCCGCATCCTTGCAGGCTATCATTGATGACGCGGTCTCTTCACCCCAGTCAATAAAGCAAGAGTGGCGATATCTCATCGTTAAGTGGCCCCAAACGATAGCTGCCTGCGGGGATTTCATCATTCGTCCAGGCCCAGGAACAGCTTCTCTTCTAGAAGGGCGTGATGGACGCAGTAAACACTTCGAGCTTTACAGTTATGTCCTGTATCTGGACCTGCTTTCAGAAAAGCATAAAAAAGGTAAACTGACTCCTTTTAGCAACCCGGGTTATCATCCTACCCGCAGCGAAACTCCATGCGCTTATCTTAACTGGAAACTGTCAGATAGGTGCATCATCGCCCTTGATATCACTTTCCAAAATCACGCCTTCGGCCTCTCTCTTTTCCAACGTCACTCCCAAACGATGCGGAAAGATGTATCCGATGCCTTCCAAACCATCGGTTTTGCTCCTGATGAAAACAACAGGCTGCACAGACAGGTAATGCGCGGAGCAATCGAATCTGCCATTGATGACATCGTGCGGACCGCGCGCAACCACCGCGATACGCACTCTCCTTCATGA
- a CDS encoding DUF1501 domain-containing protein, translating into MKTELLRLSDHNRRQFMLTTAKTALGVSLLPGLSSKMAAAEGASVSGPGTAGFGKAKHVIFLWMNGGMTHLDTFDPKTGATKGPGEAIKAKAEGIDYLGGYLPKLAENASKLSIIRSMSSKTGVHESGTYIMKTGYEPRSTIVHPCMGVWATHFLGNIKGVTLPDSVIVNSGSAYPGAGFFPPAMSPIPISNPETGLQNIKPTTDDSMFGKRIGLMNEFDSSFRKKFQTEDVKAYTEFYDETLKLMKSEDLKAFDLTQETAETREKYGRTNFGQGCLLARRLVESGVRFVEVQMGGWDMHNTIDNGMTNNGTTLDNGFAALIQDLDAKGLLDSTLVVLGSEFGRTPDINENDGRDHYPLAYSTVFAGGGTKRGFAYGATDKEGRRPADKQTSPQDFLATIGHAMGLPVDEVVMSPSNRPFTVADKGTPVVDLFA; encoded by the coding sequence TGCTGACGACTGCGAAAACCGCACTCGGCGTCAGCCTGCTTCCAGGATTGTCATCAAAGATGGCCGCTGCTGAAGGCGCATCCGTTTCTGGCCCTGGTACGGCTGGTTTTGGCAAGGCCAAGCATGTCATCTTCCTCTGGATGAATGGCGGCATGACCCACCTGGATACTTTTGACCCGAAAACCGGTGCGACCAAAGGCCCAGGCGAAGCCATCAAGGCCAAGGCTGAAGGCATCGATTACCTCGGCGGTTACCTGCCAAAGCTGGCTGAGAACGCCAGCAAGCTCTCCATCATTCGCTCCATGTCTTCCAAGACTGGTGTGCATGAATCCGGTACCTACATCATGAAGACCGGGTATGAGCCCCGCAGCACCATTGTGCATCCTTGCATGGGCGTCTGGGCTACTCATTTCCTGGGTAACATCAAAGGCGTGACCCTGCCGGATAGCGTGATCGTCAACAGCGGCAGTGCTTATCCTGGCGCTGGCTTCTTCCCACCGGCCATGTCTCCGATCCCGATCTCCAATCCTGAGACCGGTCTTCAGAACATCAAGCCAACCACGGATGACTCCATGTTCGGCAAGCGCATCGGCCTCATGAATGAGTTCGATTCCTCCTTCCGCAAGAAGTTCCAGACGGAAGACGTGAAGGCCTATACCGAGTTCTATGATGAAACGCTGAAACTCATGAAGAGCGAAGACCTCAAAGCCTTCGACCTCACTCAGGAAACGGCTGAGACCCGTGAGAAGTATGGCCGCACCAACTTCGGCCAGGGCTGTCTCCTTGCCCGCCGTCTGGTGGAAAGCGGTGTCCGCTTTGTGGAAGTGCAGATGGGTGGCTGGGACATGCACAACACCATTGATAACGGCATGACCAACAACGGCACCACCTTGGATAACGGCTTCGCCGCCCTGATCCAGGACCTGGACGCCAAAGGCCTGCTGGATTCCACCCTTGTGGTCCTCGGTTCTGAGTTCGGTCGCACGCCGGATATCAACGAGAACGATGGTCGTGACCATTATCCTCTGGCTTACTCCACGGTCTTTGCCGGTGGTGGCACCAAGCGCGGCTTCGCCTATGGCGCGACCGACAAGGAAGGCCGTCGTCCTGCTGACAAGCAGACCAGCCCTCAGGACTTCCTGGCTACTATCGGTCATGCGATGGGTCTGCCTGTGGACGAAGTCGTCATGTCCCCTTCCAACCGCCCCTTCACCGTGGCGGACAAGGGCACCCCAGTGGTGGACCTCTTCGCCTAA
- the lptB gene encoding LPS export ABC transporter ATP-binding protein, which translates to MQSSPSHSEGEDERSILLHTEGLKKVYDGRAVVNGVDIEVKSGEIVGLLGPNGAGKTTTFYMIVGLVRPNGGKVIFDGNDATEQPMFKRARLGMGYLPQEESIFRRLTVKENILAVMETQNYTKQERQDQCQQLMEKFGIDHVADNLALTLSGGEKRRLTIARSLVTEPKLLMLDEPFSGVDPIAVSEIQDIIRMLRRAGLAILITDHNVRETLNIVDRAYLIYEGQVRRHGTKDFLVNDPEARRLYLGEDFTM; encoded by the coding sequence ATGCAATCATCCCCGTCCCATTCAGAGGGAGAGGATGAAAGAAGCATCCTGCTGCACACCGAAGGCCTGAAAAAAGTTTATGATGGCCGCGCTGTCGTCAACGGCGTGGATATCGAGGTTAAATCGGGCGAGATCGTCGGCCTCCTTGGCCCCAACGGAGCTGGCAAGACCACCACCTTTTATATGATCGTCGGCCTGGTGCGTCCTAATGGCGGAAAGGTCATCTTTGATGGCAATGACGCCACTGAGCAGCCCATGTTCAAACGCGCCCGACTGGGAATGGGATACTTGCCCCAGGAAGAATCCATCTTCCGCCGCCTAACGGTGAAGGAGAATATTCTGGCCGTGATGGAGACCCAGAACTATACCAAGCAGGAGCGGCAGGACCAGTGCCAGCAGCTCATGGAAAAATTCGGCATCGACCATGTGGCGGACAATCTGGCCCTCACCCTTTCCGGTGGTGAGAAGCGCCGCCTCACCATCGCCCGCAGCCTCGTCACCGAACCTAAGCTGCTCATGCTGGATGAGCCCTTTAGCGGAGTCGACCCCATCGCCGTCAGCGAAATCCAGGACATTATCCGCATGCTCCGCCGTGCAGGCCTGGCCATCCTCATCACCGATCACAATGTACGTGAAACGCTCAACATTGTGGACCGTGCTTACCTCATTTACGAAGGTCAGGTGAGACGCCACGGCACCAAAGATTTCCTCGTCAATGACCCCGAAGCCCGCCGCCTTTACCTGGGCGAAGACTTCACCATGTAA